Proteins co-encoded in one Acidobacteriota bacterium genomic window:
- the flhA gene encoding flagellar biosynthesis protein FlhA yields the protein MSEIKAPVKWTSTKMQALLLPIAAISMVFVMLIPVSGPVLDLLLAASIAASVIVFLTAVQVRRAVDFSVFPTLLLLLTLFRLSLNLASSRRILLHGHEGTSAAGSVIEAFGQFVVGGNYVVGFVLFLALIAIQFLVVSHGAVRTAEVTARFTLDALPGKQMAIDADMNAGLIDEQGARKRREAIAREAEFYGAMDGAARFNQRDSMATILITVINIVAGLLIGVVQQGVDLATAVKTYTILTVGDGLVTMIPSLLVSIAGGMVLTRASSAGSLDSELGKQLLRGRNTLWIACGVLVALALVPGLPKLSFLLLAMGVALIARRLPHESAGEVAESASTATGKAQQVEAAKSENLVSLLKIDELTLEIGFQLIPTVDEKQGGQMLNRVRALRRHLATELGFIVPPIHITDNLRLKPREYVVSLRGVEISRWQTEQNCLLAVNADPKARPLPGIETREPAFGVAARWIEPGLEEQALAAGYSVVDQTTVIGTHLGELIRRHAHELLSRQEVKRLLDSMNEGYPKLVEELVPKLMSLGEVQRVLQQLLREQVSIRDLGAILEVLVEASQQSKNIVHLVESVRQSLGRGLVRPLLDVDGGLRVLMLEHGMENELVGTFDPQSAGLALGDGAASAMGMPQDFLRKLVESVKRLTGAGATSALPVLLCPSPARYHVRRWLEPFLPKVTVLSPIEIPPEVRVKSMGTIG from the coding sequence ATGAGTGAAATTAAGGCGCCGGTGAAGTGGACTTCGACGAAGATGCAGGCGTTACTGCTGCCGATTGCGGCAATCAGCATGGTATTTGTCATGTTGATTCCAGTGTCGGGACCAGTCCTCGATCTCCTGTTGGCTGCATCGATCGCAGCATCGGTGATTGTCTTTCTGACGGCGGTGCAGGTGCGGCGGGCGGTGGACTTCTCGGTGTTTCCGACGCTGTTGTTGCTGCTGACGCTGTTCCGTCTTTCGTTGAACCTGGCGTCAAGCCGCAGAATTCTGCTGCACGGGCATGAGGGCACAAGCGCCGCGGGATCCGTCATCGAGGCGTTCGGTCAGTTTGTCGTTGGCGGAAACTATGTTGTTGGGTTCGTACTGTTCCTTGCGTTGATCGCGATCCAGTTCCTGGTCGTCAGCCACGGCGCTGTACGAACCGCAGAAGTAACGGCACGGTTCACGCTTGACGCTCTGCCGGGCAAGCAGATGGCGATCGATGCCGACATGAACGCCGGTCTGATCGATGAGCAAGGGGCGCGAAAACGGCGCGAGGCGATCGCGCGTGAAGCGGAGTTCTACGGCGCAATGGACGGTGCCGCCCGGTTCAATCAGCGCGACTCCATGGCAACAATTCTGATAACGGTGATCAACATTGTTGCCGGGCTGCTGATCGGTGTTGTCCAGCAGGGAGTCGATCTCGCAACCGCAGTTAAGACATACACCATTCTGACAGTCGGCGATGGCCTGGTGACGATGATTCCAAGCCTGCTTGTATCGATTGCAGGCGGCATGGTGCTTACGCGAGCTTCATCTGCTGGATCGCTCGACAGCGAGCTTGGGAAGCAGTTGCTGCGAGGCAGAAACACGTTGTGGATCGCCTGCGGTGTGTTGGTTGCGTTGGCTCTGGTCCCTGGATTGCCAAAGCTGTCGTTCCTTCTGCTGGCGATGGGGGTTGCACTGATAGCTCGTAGGCTCCCTCACGAAAGTGCCGGAGAGGTTGCGGAAAGCGCCTCTACGGCGACAGGCAAGGCGCAACAGGTTGAAGCAGCAAAGAGTGAAAACCTGGTGTCCCTGTTGAAGATCGACGAACTGACGCTGGAGATCGGTTTCCAGCTGATTCCCACGGTGGATGAGAAGCAGGGTGGGCAGATGTTGAACCGCGTTCGCGCGCTGCGCCGCCATCTCGCAACTGAGCTTGGATTTATCGTTCCTCCAATCCATATCACCGACAACCTGAGACTGAAGCCGAGAGAGTATGTCGTGAGCCTTCGCGGCGTCGAGATCTCGCGCTGGCAGACAGAGCAGAACTGCCTGCTTGCGGTAAACGCCGATCCCAAGGCGCGGCCTCTGCCGGGTATCGAAACGCGCGAGCCTGCCTTTGGCGTTGCGGCACGGTGGATCGAGCCTGGGCTTGAGGAGCAGGCTCTCGCTGCTGGTTACTCGGTCGTCGACCAGACCACTGTGATCGGCACACATCTTGGCGAATTGATCCGGCGACACGCGCACGAACTACTAAGCCGCCAGGAGGTCAAACGCCTGCTGGACAGCATGAACGAAGGCTATCCAAAGCTGGTTGAAGAGTTGGTGCCGAAGCTGATGTCGCTCGGGGAGGTGCAGCGTGTGCTGCAGCAACTGCTGCGCGAACAGGTTTCGATCCGCGACCTTGGCGCGATCCTGGAGGTGCTGGTTGAAGCCTCGCAGCAATCGAAAAACATTGTGCACCTGGTTGAGAGCGTGCGTCAGTCGCTGGGGCGTGGTTTGGTGCGGCCGTTGCTGGACGTGGATGGTGGCCTGCGTGTACTGATGCTCGAGCACGGGATGGAGAACGAACTGGTGGGAACGTTCGATCCACAGAGCGCAGGGTTGGCGCTGGGAGATGGCGCGGCTTCGGCGATGGGTATGCCCCAGGATTTCCTGCGCAAGCTTGTGGAATCTGTGAAACGCCTAACCGGAGCGGGCGCGACATCGGCCCTTCCCGTGCTCCTATGTCCGAGTCCGGCACGATATCACGTTCGGCGCTGGCTTGAGCCGTTTCTACCGAAGGTCACGGTGTTGTCTCCGATCGAGATTCCTCCCGAGGTAAGGGTGAAGAGCATGGGGACGATCGGTTGA
- a CDS encoding FliA/WhiG family RNA polymerase sigma factor — translation MGAGRSIPVDVVPKWMGAQGPLVGAFGTRETGLSALAPFLESASTGTSNGAASERELLLMEHLPTVRYIARRIHERLPQHVDLDDLISAGVVGLIDAFSKFDHNKKVQFKSYAQFRIRGAILDSLRTLDWSPRELRRKGRAVEEAIRAVTQRIGHAPSEQEIATEMGLSLNEYQQLLGDLKGLEIGSLHIERSEDSGDEELAYIPGSPEEDPLFRCLKGEMKQRLADAVDELPEKERMVLTLYYYEELTMKEIGVTLGVVESRVSQIHSSAVLHLRTALGGVRSSSAPMKTRVAGGKREKR, via the coding sequence ATGGGGGCAGGAAGGTCGATCCCGGTGGATGTCGTGCCGAAGTGGATGGGAGCGCAGGGGCCGCTGGTTGGAGCATTCGGAACGCGCGAGACAGGATTGTCCGCGCTGGCGCCGTTTCTTGAGAGTGCGTCCACTGGAACAAGCAACGGAGCAGCATCGGAGAGAGAGTTGTTGCTGATGGAGCATCTCCCCACGGTCCGATACATCGCGCGCCGGATCCACGAGCGGCTTCCTCAGCATGTTGATTTGGACGATCTCATCTCTGCCGGCGTTGTTGGATTGATCGATGCATTCTCAAAGTTCGACCACAACAAGAAGGTGCAGTTCAAGAGCTACGCGCAGTTCCGCATTCGCGGTGCGATTCTCGATTCACTGCGAACGCTGGACTGGAGTCCTCGTGAGTTGAGGCGCAAGGGAAGGGCCGTCGAAGAGGCAATTCGTGCTGTGACGCAGCGTATTGGACACGCGCCGTCGGAGCAGGAGATCGCTACGGAGATGGGCTTGAGCCTGAACGAGTACCAGCAGTTGCTCGGCGACCTGAAGGGGCTTGAGATAGGCAGTCTGCACATAGAACGGTCAGAGGATTCAGGAGACGAGGAGCTTGCCTATATACCGGGTTCGCCTGAGGAAGACCCGCTCTTTCGCTGTCTTAAAGGCGAGATGAAGCAGAGGCTCGCCGACGCGGTCGACGAACTGCCGGAGAAGGAACGCATGGTGCTCACGCTCTACTACTACGAAGAGCTGACGATGAAGGAGATCGGTGTGACGCTGGGTGTGGTTGAGTCGCGGGTCTCGCAGATACACTCATCGGCAGTTCTGCATCTGCGAACGGCGTTGGGTGGCGTGCGGTCTTCCAGTGCTCCGATGAAAACAAGGGTTGCCGGTGGCAAGCGAGAGAAGCGTTAG
- a CDS encoding FliM/FliN family flagellar motor switch protein yields MQKNLGQDDIDALFAAANASVKVAQESRNECEPETYVFSRAGKISNDQMRAISTVNDLFARNLMHAMSGWLRAPFRAKLVAGEQLPFSEFIERLSTLAYLCSVRLEPLGAVGLIEIDLSLAAPIVDVLLGGTGTAGPLRELTEIEESIMTSVVEVIVQELSLAWQPVGLEFALEKRETEAQAARTMTLGEKTLCVSFDLKMIGAQGVLNLCLPAVVLNAILRRLITEGDRPRRRSEDASKRMRELMSGAVAGVTLQLPPMRLPASQIAGLEPGSVIRLPVSRHECSELRIGGIKFASAWPVRSCDHRAARLHGMQESIANEPTPATVPQLN; encoded by the coding sequence ATGCAGAAGAATCTAGGGCAGGACGACATCGATGCACTCTTCGCCGCGGCGAATGCCTCGGTAAAAGTGGCGCAGGAGAGCAGGAATGAATGCGAGCCGGAGACCTATGTCTTTAGCCGCGCGGGCAAGATAAGCAACGACCAGATGCGCGCAATCAGCACGGTCAACGATCTCTTTGCGCGCAATCTGATGCATGCGATGAGTGGATGGCTGCGCGCTCCCTTTCGTGCCAAGCTGGTTGCAGGCGAGCAGTTGCCGTTCAGTGAGTTCATCGAACGGTTGTCGACTCTTGCGTACCTATGCTCGGTAAGGCTTGAACCGCTTGGCGCCGTGGGATTGATCGAGATCGATCTTTCGCTCGCCGCGCCGATCGTCGATGTGTTGCTCGGAGGCACAGGTACGGCAGGCCCGTTGCGAGAGCTTACGGAGATTGAGGAGTCGATCATGACCTCTGTTGTCGAAGTGATCGTGCAGGAGTTGTCGTTGGCCTGGCAACCGGTAGGGCTGGAGTTCGCTCTGGAGAAACGCGAGACAGAGGCGCAGGCCGCGCGTACGATGACACTCGGCGAGAAGACGCTCTGCGTCAGCTTCGATCTGAAGATGATAGGCGCGCAGGGAGTGCTCAATCTTTGTCTGCCCGCGGTTGTGCTGAATGCCATCCTGCGGCGGCTGATTACGGAAGGCGACAGGCCGCGCCGGCGTTCAGAGGATGCCTCAAAGAGGATGCGTGAGCTTATGAGTGGCGCCGTTGCAGGCGTCACGTTGCAACTGCCGCCGATGCGGCTTCCTGCTTCGCAGATAGCGGGATTGGAGCCGGGATCGGTGATCCGCCTTCCTGTCTCCCGGCATGAGTGCTCTGAGCTGCGAATCGGGGGCATCAAGTTTGCATCCGCATGGCCGGTACGAAGTTGCGATCATCGCGCTGCGCGCCTGCATGGTATGCAAGAGAGCATTGCAAACGAACCCACGCCGGCTACCGTGCCGCAGTTGAACTAG
- a CDS encoding FliM/FliN family flagellar motor switch protein: protein MEQVTGGTADGAGQDSKIGLLNDIDLDATLRFGSCDMSMEEVLGLGPGAVIELDRHTGDPVDLVVGGRIVARGEVVVVSGNFALRITEVAAPQLRLESIRCFF from the coding sequence ATGGAGCAGGTGACAGGCGGTACGGCTGACGGCGCAGGTCAGGATTCGAAGATTGGCTTGCTGAACGACATCGATCTCGATGCCACCCTTCGATTCGGTTCTTGCGATATGTCGATGGAAGAGGTGCTGGGCCTTGGGCCTGGCGCGGTAATTGAGCTTGACCGGCATACCGGTGATCCGGTGGACCTGGTCGTAGGCGGCAGAATCGTGGCTCGGGGAGAAGTGGTGGTTGTCAGCGGCAACTTCGCCCTGCGCATTACAGAAGTGGCTGCGCCGCAACTGCGGCTGGAGAGTATTCGATGCTTTTTCTAA
- a CDS encoding peptidoglycan-binding protein gives MRPGRILCSALLLATAITPGVAMTHSRRGPTSPGKNSTKHSKTAVKRSSGQRSIDDARASEIQAALVKSGYMKDSSGHWDAATENAMQKYQADNGWQTKLMPDSRAIIKLGLGGSAKPVSQVGGAGSVVPASGLSETASAVTFSQQ, from the coding sequence ATGCGGCCAGGCCGAATTCTTTGCTCTGCCCTGCTACTTGCCACTGCGATCACGCCCGGCGTTGCCATGACGCATAGCCGTCGCGGCCCTACCTCTCCCGGCAAGAACTCTACCAAGCACTCGAAGACCGCGGTTAAACGCTCCTCGGGGCAGCGCTCTATCGACGACGCGCGAGCATCTGAGATTCAGGCAGCTCTGGTGAAATCGGGCTATATGAAAGACTCCAGCGGACACTGGGATGCCGCCACGGAGAATGCCATGCAGAAATACCAGGCTGACAATGGCTGGCAGACCAAGTTGATGCCAGACTCACGGGCCATCATTAAGCTGGGCCTCGGCGGTTCGGCGAAGCCTGTATCTCAGGTTGGCGGAGCGGGCAGCGTCGTACCTGCAAGCGGCCTCTCGGAGACAGCAAGCGCAGTCACCTTCTCTCAGCAATAA